A genomic window from Streptomyces sp. NBC_01429 includes:
- the argS gene encoding arginine--tRNA ligase, whose translation MAPVTSLASTVDQRIADALSAALPEAGSASPLLRRSDRADFQANGILALAKQLKGAPRELATRVVAALTAPELIADIEVSGPGFLNITLTDRAITETLAARAADGDRLGVPYAERPGTTVIDYAQPNVAKEMHVGHLRSAVIGAAMVEMLEFTGEKVIRRHHIGDWGTQFGMLIQYLIEHPHELDHKGDSEGTGGRDTGDGRDTGGGQDTGGGQDIDGETAMSNLNRLYKASRALFDSDEEFKARSRDRVVALQAGDKETLALWQRFVDESKIYFYSVFDQLDMEIHDPDVVGESGYNDMLEETCRLLEESGVAVRSEGALCVFFDDVKGPDGNPVPLIVKKTNGGYGYAATDLSAIRDRVGKLSATNLLYVVDARQSLHFKMVFETARRAGWLSEEVQAVQLAFGTVLGKDGKPFKTREGETVRLVDLLDEAVERATAVVREKSEKAGLSEDEIAERGKQVGIGAVKYADLSTSAARDYKFDLDQMVSLHGDTSVYIQYAYARIQSILRKAGDATPAAHPELALAPAERALGLHLDQFGDVLAEAAAGYEPHKLAAYIYQLASLYTTFYDQCHVLSDDNPAEVVENRLFLCDLTARTIERGLALLGIRAPERL comes from the coding sequence ATGGCCCCGGTCACTTCCCTCGCTTCGACCGTCGATCAGCGCATCGCGGACGCCCTCTCGGCAGCCCTGCCGGAGGCCGGTTCCGCGAGTCCGCTGCTGCGCCGAAGCGACCGGGCGGACTTCCAGGCCAACGGCATCCTGGCGCTCGCGAAGCAGCTCAAGGGCGCTCCGCGGGAGCTGGCGACCCGGGTCGTGGCGGCGCTGACCGCGCCCGAGCTGATCGCGGACATCGAGGTCTCGGGCCCCGGCTTCCTCAACATCACGCTGACGGACCGGGCGATCACCGAGACCCTGGCGGCGCGGGCGGCCGACGGCGACCGGCTCGGCGTCCCGTACGCGGAGCGGCCCGGCACGACGGTCATCGACTACGCGCAGCCGAACGTGGCCAAGGAGATGCACGTCGGGCATCTGCGGTCCGCGGTGATCGGCGCGGCCATGGTCGAGATGCTGGAGTTCACGGGCGAGAAGGTGATCAGGCGCCACCACATCGGCGACTGGGGCACCCAGTTCGGCATGCTCATCCAGTATCTGATCGAGCACCCGCACGAGCTGGACCACAAGGGCGACTCCGAGGGGACCGGCGGCCGGGACACCGGCGACGGCCGGGACACCGGCGGCGGCCAGGACACCGGCGGCGGCCAGGACATCGACGGCGAGACCGCGATGTCCAACCTCAACCGGCTCTACAAGGCGTCGCGCGCGCTCTTCGACTCCGACGAGGAGTTCAAGGCGCGCTCGCGCGACCGGGTGGTGGCGCTCCAGGCGGGCGACAAGGAGACCCTCGCCCTCTGGCAGAGGTTCGTCGACGAGTCGAAGATCTACTTCTACTCGGTCTTCGACCAGCTGGACATGGAGATCCACGACCCCGACGTCGTGGGCGAGTCCGGCTACAACGACATGCTGGAGGAGACCTGCCGGCTGCTGGAGGAGTCGGGCGTCGCCGTCCGCTCCGAGGGCGCGCTGTGCGTCTTCTTCGACGACGTGAAGGGCCCGGACGGCAACCCCGTCCCGCTCATCGTGAAGAAGACCAACGGCGGCTACGGTTACGCGGCCACCGACCTCTCCGCCATCCGCGACCGGGTGGGGAAGCTGTCCGCGACGAACCTGCTGTACGTGGTCGACGCGCGGCAGTCCCTGCACTTCAAGATGGTCTTCGAGACCGCCCGCAGGGCCGGCTGGCTGAGCGAGGAGGTCCAGGCCGTCCAGCTCGCCTTCGGTACGGTGCTGGGCAAGGACGGCAAGCCGTTCAAGACCCGTGAGGGCGAGACCGTACGGCTGGTCGACCTGCTGGACGAGGCCGTGGAGCGGGCGACGGCGGTCGTGCGGGAGAAGTCCGAGAAGGCCGGCCTCAGCGAGGACGAGATCGCCGAGCGGGGCAAGCAGGTGGGCATCGGCGCGGTGAAGTACGCCGACCTGTCAACCTCGGCGGCCCGTGACTACAAGTTCGACCTGGACCAGATGGTCTCGCTGCACGGCGACACGTCGGTGTACATCCAGTACGCGTACGCCCGGATCCAGTCCATCCTCCGCAAGGCGGGCGACGCCACCCCGGCCGCCCACCCGGAGCTGGCCCTGGCCCCGGCGGAGCGGGCGCTCGGCCTGCACCTGGACCAGTTCGGCGACGTCCTGGCGGAGGCCGCGGCGGGGTACGAGCCGCACAAGCTGGCCGCGTACATCTACCAACTGGCCTCGCTCTACACGACCTTCTACGACCAGTGCCACGTACTGAGCGACGACAACCCGGCCGAGGTCGTGGAGAACCGCCTCTTCCTCTGCGACCTCACGGCCCGCACGATCGAGCGGGGCCTGGCGCTCCTGGGCATCCGGGCGCCCGAACGGCTCTGA
- the lysS gene encoding lysine--tRNA ligase: protein MPIVAPSTEADWVSRFADDVIAESERRAPGKPVVVASGLSPSGPIHLGNLREVMTPHLVADEIRRRGYEVRHLISWDDYDRYRKVPAGVPGTDSSWAEHIGRPLTSVPAPAGSPYPNWAEHFKAAMTEALAELGVAYDGISQTEQYTSGVYREQILHAMRHRADIDAVLDRYRTKDKPKTQPKSQKKAEEAELEAAEGSGAAAEDDGSGGSAGYFPYKPYCGGCGKDLTTVTAYDDATTELTYTCDGCGFSETVALSGFNRGKLVWKVDWPMRWAYEGVIFEPSGVDHSSPGSSFVVGGQIVREIFDGVQPIGPMYAFVGISGMAKMSSSKGGVPTPADALKIMEAPLLRWLYARRRPNQSFKIAFDQEIQRLYDEWDALERKVADGSVLPADAAAYARAVGTAAGKLPSTPRPLPYRTIASVVDITAGAEEQTLRILSELDPAHPLTSLDEARPRLDRAENWITSQVPAEARTIVRAEPDHELLGSLDEQGRESLRLLLEGLDSHWSLDGLSTLVYGVPKVMAGLAPDAKPTAELKTAQRSFFALLYRLLVSRDTGPRLPTLLLAVGADRVRKLLGA from the coding sequence GTGCCGATCGTGGCTCCGAGCACCGAGGCCGACTGGGTCTCCCGTTTCGCGGACGATGTCATCGCCGAGTCGGAGCGTCGTGCACCCGGCAAACCGGTGGTGGTCGCGTCCGGGCTGTCGCCCTCCGGCCCCATCCACCTGGGGAACCTCCGCGAGGTCATGACCCCGCACCTGGTCGCGGACGAGATCCGCCGCCGGGGGTACGAGGTACGCCACCTGATCTCCTGGGACGACTACGACCGCTACCGGAAGGTGCCCGCGGGCGTCCCCGGTACGGACTCCTCCTGGGCCGAGCACATCGGCAGGCCCCTCACGTCCGTACCGGCCCCGGCGGGCTCCCCGTACCCGAACTGGGCGGAGCACTTCAAGGCCGCGATGACGGAGGCGCTCGCCGAGCTGGGCGTCGCGTACGACGGCATCAGCCAGACCGAGCAGTACACGTCGGGCGTCTACCGCGAGCAGATCCTGCACGCGATGCGCCACCGCGCGGACATCGACGCGGTCCTCGACCGGTACCGGACGAAGGACAAGCCGAAGACGCAGCCCAAGAGCCAGAAGAAGGCCGAGGAAGCCGAGCTGGAGGCCGCCGAGGGCTCCGGCGCCGCCGCCGAGGACGACGGCAGCGGCGGCAGCGCCGGCTACTTCCCGTACAAGCCGTACTGCGGCGGCTGCGGCAAGGACCTCACCACCGTCACCGCGTACGACGACGCGACGACGGAGCTGACGTACACCTGCGACGGCTGCGGCTTCTCGGAGACGGTGGCGCTGAGCGGGTTCAACCGCGGCAAGCTGGTCTGGAAGGTCGACTGGCCGATGCGCTGGGCCTACGAGGGCGTGATCTTCGAGCCGTCCGGCGTCGACCACTCCTCGCCCGGCTCGTCCTTCGTCGTCGGCGGCCAGATCGTGCGCGAGATCTTCGACGGAGTGCAGCCCATCGGCCCGATGTACGCCTTCGTCGGCATCTCCGGCATGGCGAAGATGTCCTCCAGCAAGGGCGGCGTCCCCACCCCGGCCGACGCGCTGAAGATCATGGAGGCGCCGCTGCTGCGCTGGCTGTACGCGCGCCGCAGGCCGAACCAGTCGTTCAAGATCGCCTTCGACCAGGAGATCCAGCGGCTGTACGACGAGTGGGACGCGCTGGAGCGCAAGGTCGCCGACGGCTCCGTCCTGCCGGCCGACGCCGCCGCCTACGCGCGGGCCGTCGGTACGGCGGCCGGCAAGCTGCCGAGCACGCCGCGCCCGCTGCCCTACCGCACCATCGCCTCGGTCGTGGACATCACGGCGGGCGCCGAGGAGCAGACGCTGCGCATCCTCAGCGAGCTGGACCCGGCGCACCCGCTGACCTCGCTCGACGAGGCGCGCCCCCGCCTCGACCGCGCGGAGAACTGGATCACCAGCCAGGTCCCGGCCGAGGCGCGCACCATCGTGCGCGCCGAGCCGGACCACGAGCTGCTCGGCTCGCTGGACGAGCAGGGCCGCGAGTCGCTGCGGCTGCTCCTGGAGGGCCTGGACAGCCACTGGTCGCTGGACGGTCTGAGCACCCTCGTCTACGGCGTGCCGAAGGTCATGGCGGGGCTGGCCCCCGACGCCAAGCCGACGGCGGAGCTGAAGACCGCCCAGCGGTCCTTCTTCGCGCTGCTGTACCGGCTGCTGGTGAGCCGCGACACCGGGCCCCGGCTGCCCACGCTGCTGCTGGCGGTGGGGGCGGACCGGGTGCGCAAGCTGCTCGGCGCCTGA